In one Fodinicola acaciae genomic region, the following are encoded:
- a CDS encoding MFS transporter has product MTTVDAATRRTRKPALVLAVLCLITFMTLLDAYGVALAAPAMQRELPATLGQVLWVLNGYTFGLVVMPIAAGRLGDRFGPRRLLLAGLGLFTVASAGCALAPDGGWLIAVRIVQGVGAGLLAPQSLSLVTHVFPPHRRGWALGVSGAVAGFAVAAGPSLGGILVSALGWRGVFLVNLPLGVAAGVLVRSLMPNPVSAAVRMDVLGQLLLAGSLAGVTYVLIDSGPGWLLALAAVLAVVFVAVEFRRRDTNALIPLRLLRNRDFSLVAAVVGTLPAAVSGMTFLLSTYLQNVASMSAYAAGLLLAVAPAVSIPFSHYAGAIVDRRGPRPVLVAGLAFMAAGVAASAVAVAFRSPVALLVPGLAIFGVGMGVVFSAPFVLATRSLPAALIGTASGVFGTAQRLGGMLGLAAAGAVLRADSIRDALLVPLAMLILAIALSGFTARSRPSTA; this is encoded by the coding sequence ATGACAACCGTCGACGCCGCGACGCGGCGCACTCGGAAACCGGCGCTGGTGCTCGCCGTCCTGTGCCTGATCACGTTCATGACGCTGCTGGACGCGTATGGTGTCGCGCTCGCGGCTCCGGCGATGCAGCGCGAGTTGCCCGCGACGCTCGGCCAGGTGCTGTGGGTGCTCAACGGCTACACGTTCGGGCTGGTGGTGATGCCGATCGCGGCCGGCCGGCTGGGGGACCGGTTCGGTCCGCGTAGGCTCCTGCTCGCCGGACTCGGATTGTTCACGGTCGCCTCCGCCGGTTGCGCGCTCGCGCCTGATGGCGGTTGGCTGATCGCCGTCCGGATCGTGCAGGGCGTCGGCGCGGGTCTGCTGGCACCGCAGTCGCTGAGCCTGGTCACGCACGTGTTCCCGCCGCATCGGCGTGGTTGGGCCCTGGGAGTCAGCGGCGCCGTGGCCGGATTCGCCGTCGCCGCAGGTCCGTCGCTGGGCGGGATTCTGGTGTCGGCGCTCGGCTGGCGCGGCGTGTTCCTGGTCAACCTGCCGTTGGGTGTGGCCGCCGGCGTACTCGTCCGGTCGCTCATGCCCAACCCGGTCAGCGCCGCCGTACGCATGGACGTGCTGGGGCAACTGTTGCTCGCCGGATCGCTGGCCGGTGTGACGTACGTGCTGATCGACAGCGGTCCGGGATGGCTGCTGGCGCTCGCAGCCGTTCTGGCCGTCGTCTTTGTCGCGGTGGAGTTCCGGCGGCGCGACACCAATGCGCTGATCCCGTTACGGCTCCTGCGAAACCGCGACTTCAGCCTGGTCGCGGCCGTGGTCGGAACACTGCCGGCGGCGGTTTCCGGGATGACGTTCCTTCTCTCCACCTACCTGCAGAACGTGGCCTCTATGAGTGCGTACGCCGCCGGCCTGCTGCTTGCCGTCGCGCCGGCGGTGTCCATTCCCTTTTCCCATTACGCCGGCGCGATCGTCGACCGCCGCGGCCCGCGGCCGGTGCTCGTCGCCGGCCTGGCTTTCATGGCCGCCGGGGTGGCGGCGTCCGCGGTCGCGGTCGCTTTCCGATCACCGGTCGCACTGCTCGTGCCGGGGCTCGCGATCTTCGGCGTCGGCATGGGGGTCGTCTTCAGCGCGCCGTTCGTCCTGGCGACCCGCAGCCTGCCGGCCGCGCTGATCGGCACCGCCTCGGGGGTTTTCGGTACGGCACAACGATTGGGCGGCATGCTCGGCCTGGCCGCCGCCGGAGCGGTCCTGCGCGCCGACTCGATTCGCGACGCGCTGCTCGTACCACTGGCCATGCTGATCCTCGCCATCGCGCTCAGCGGATTCACCGCACGATCCCGGCCATCGACTGCTTAG
- a CDS encoding alpha/beta fold hydrolase, which yields MRNRTGHIAWQLFGEKPRILLLHGMSDSAACWDPLIPFFTSYGGVVATDARGHGGSGLPEEPLAEAVLAADAAMVLDELDAGPVVAIGHSMGAATAAHLGRIRPDLVSAAVLEDPPTSGRQQHPGGHPAPDWLADLRTLDPQATVDRGRADNPAWPADELPPWARSKHEMDLEFFGRLSQASPPLVDVLGAVSCPVLLLHGDPDRGGIVTAEVAAECEREAGGSLTVRHIDGVGHNIHREARDRYKTVVGEFLA from the coding sequence GTGCGGAATCGGACCGGCCACATCGCCTGGCAGCTTTTTGGTGAGAAACCACGGATTTTGCTCTTGCATGGGATGAGCGACTCAGCCGCGTGCTGGGATCCGTTGATTCCGTTCTTCACCTCCTACGGCGGCGTGGTGGCGACCGACGCGCGCGGACACGGCGGCTCGGGACTGCCGGAGGAGCCGTTGGCCGAAGCTGTGCTCGCGGCCGACGCGGCCATGGTGTTGGACGAGCTTGACGCGGGGCCGGTAGTCGCGATTGGCCACTCGATGGGGGCCGCGACCGCCGCGCACCTCGGTCGCATCCGTCCGGATCTGGTCAGTGCCGCCGTACTCGAGGACCCGCCGACGTCTGGTCGCCAACAACACCCGGGTGGACATCCGGCGCCGGACTGGCTCGCCGACCTGCGTACGCTCGACCCGCAGGCCACCGTCGATCGGGGCCGCGCCGACAATCCCGCGTGGCCGGCGGACGAACTTCCGCCCTGGGCAAGGTCGAAACACGAGATGGATCTGGAATTTTTCGGCCGTCTCAGCCAAGCGTCACCGCCGCTGGTCGATGTGCTCGGAGCAGTCAGCTGCCCGGTCCTCCTTCTGCACGGCGACCCCGACCGCGGCGGCATCGTCACCGCCGAGGTCGCCGCCGAATGCGAACGCGAGGCTGGCGGTTCGCTGACCGTCAGGCACATCGACGGAGTCGGACACAACATTCACCGCGAGGCACGCGACCGATACAAAACCGTCGTCGGCGAATTCTTGGCCTGA
- a CDS encoding ABC transporter substrate-binding protein: MFSRRTAARVAATLAGAAVFGGTLVGCGATGGGSGSTITLMAGGNDPVATKTANDFAAAFQKANPTIKVKVDTRPGGTEGDNLIKTRLSTGTMDDVFLYNSGSLFQALHPDSQLQPLTDEPWVKDISPDFKKTVSTPKGVYGAPWGTTFDGGIMYNKKVYAKLGLSVPTSWAQFISNSQKIKAAGITPVLQSFGDTWTSQLFVLADFANVSAKDPNWATDYTNNKAKYVNPPALAGFTHTEQIFKLGLMNKDFASLTNVNALKLLATGAAAQYPMITVAIGNVVQSNPAQVNDIGYFAMPTDSGEPHATIWEPGGAYIPKSTTGDKLVSAKKLVAFLNSPAGCEIQNKAQVPSGPYAISSCKLPANTPALVADELTYQNVKKTGLALEFVSPIKGPNLEKILIQVGSGITSGAAGAALYDNDVKAQAQQLGLKGW; this comes from the coding sequence ATGTTCTCTCGACGTACGGCAGCTCGCGTTGCCGCCACTCTCGCGGGCGCGGCCGTGTTCGGCGGCACGCTGGTTGGCTGCGGTGCGACCGGCGGCGGGTCCGGTTCGACGATCACCCTCATGGCCGGCGGAAACGACCCGGTCGCCACCAAGACGGCGAACGACTTCGCGGCCGCATTCCAGAAGGCCAACCCGACGATCAAGGTCAAGGTCGACACGCGGCCGGGCGGCACCGAAGGCGACAACCTGATCAAGACCAGGCTGTCGACCGGGACGATGGACGACGTTTTCCTGTACAACTCCGGGTCGCTTTTCCAGGCGTTGCATCCGGACTCACAGCTCCAGCCGCTCACCGACGAGCCATGGGTGAAGGATATCAGCCCTGATTTCAAGAAAACGGTCAGCACACCGAAGGGTGTGTACGGTGCGCCGTGGGGGACGACCTTCGACGGCGGCATCATGTACAACAAGAAGGTCTACGCGAAGCTGGGATTGTCGGTGCCGACCAGCTGGGCCCAGTTCATCAGTAACAGCCAGAAAATCAAGGCCGCCGGCATCACCCCGGTGCTGCAGTCGTTCGGTGACACCTGGACCAGCCAGCTCTTCGTCCTCGCCGACTTTGCCAACGTGAGCGCGAAAGACCCGAACTGGGCCACCGACTACACCAACAACAAAGCAAAGTACGTGAACCCGCCAGCGCTTGCCGGCTTCACGCACACCGAGCAGATTTTCAAGCTCGGCTTGATGAACAAAGACTTCGCCTCGCTGACCAACGTCAACGCGCTGAAGCTGCTCGCCACCGGCGCGGCCGCGCAGTATCCGATGATCACCGTGGCGATCGGCAACGTGGTGCAGAGCAATCCGGCTCAGGTCAACGACATCGGCTATTTCGCGATGCCGACCGACTCCGGTGAACCGCACGCGACGATCTGGGAACCAGGCGGAGCGTACATCCCGAAGTCGACGACCGGCGACAAGCTCGTGTCGGCCAAGAAGCTCGTCGCTTTCCTGAACTCTCCGGCCGGCTGCGAGATCCAGAACAAGGCGCAGGTGCCGTCCGGGCCGTACGCGATCAGCAGCTGCAAGCTGCCGGCCAACACGCCGGCGCTGGTGGCCGACGAGCTGACCTACCAGAACGTCAAGAAAACCGGGCTGGCGCTCGAGTTCGTGTCGCCGATCAAGGGGCCAAACCTGGAAAAGATCCTCATCCAGGTCGGTTCCGGCATCACCTCCGGCGCCGCCGGCGCGGCTCTTTACGACAACGACGTGAAAGCACAGGCGCAGCAGCTCGGACTCAAAGGCTGGTAG
- a CDS encoding carbohydrate ABC transporter permease: MPTSTANSATAIRAADVRVDASAPGKRRRIRSYYPTWFFIPAIALYVVFFAIPTFSSFYFSLTRWSLFDSTFIGFANFVQFFQNPQLYSSFVNTLIYAVITSGTKVVAGFFLALLLTGPVVGRGYLRAVVFFPVLISTIGVGIMFKSLLDPFHGMVNAVLGFFGLPEPGWFTDPHLALYTIAAVDVWKGVGIATLIFMAGIVAIPHEYFEAAKIDGAGGWKTLRQITIPLCRGATATVIILSLIGGLRSFEIIWVTTGGGPGFTSDVLASVIYKEYQAGFFGLSTAGNVVLFLLVTAIMVPLSYVLNRKQVEL, translated from the coding sequence ATGCCGACCTCGACCGCCAACTCGGCGACCGCGATCCGCGCGGCCGACGTCAGGGTCGACGCGTCCGCGCCGGGGAAACGACGACGGATCCGGTCGTACTATCCGACCTGGTTCTTCATCCCGGCGATCGCCTTGTACGTGGTGTTCTTTGCCATTCCGACGTTCTCGTCATTCTATTTCTCCTTGACGCGTTGGTCGCTGTTCGACTCGACGTTCATCGGCTTCGCCAACTTCGTCCAGTTCTTCCAGAACCCGCAGCTCTACAGCAGCTTCGTCAACACGCTGATCTACGCGGTGATCACGTCGGGGACCAAGGTGGTCGCCGGATTCTTCCTCGCGTTGCTGCTGACCGGACCGGTCGTCGGTCGTGGTTATCTCCGTGCCGTCGTGTTCTTTCCGGTGCTGATCTCGACGATCGGCGTCGGGATCATGTTCAAGTCGTTGCTCGATCCATTTCACGGCATGGTCAACGCGGTGCTCGGCTTCTTCGGACTGCCCGAGCCTGGCTGGTTCACCGATCCACACCTCGCGCTCTACACGATCGCGGCCGTGGACGTCTGGAAGGGCGTCGGCATCGCGACGCTCATCTTCATGGCCGGAATCGTCGCCATTCCGCACGAGTACTTCGAAGCCGCGAAGATCGACGGTGCCGGCGGCTGGAAGACGCTGCGCCAGATCACGATTCCACTGTGCCGCGGTGCGACCGCGACGGTGATCATCCTCTCGCTGATCGGCGGACTGCGGTCCTTCGAGATCATCTGGGTCACCACCGGCGGCGGCCCCGGTTTCACCAGTGACGTGCTCGCGTCGGTGATCTACAAGGAATACCAGGCCGGCTTCTTCGGCCTGTCGACCGCCGGCAACGTCGTGCTCTTCCTCCTGGTCACCGCGATCATGGTCCCGCTTTCGTACGTCCTCAACAGAAAGCAGGTGGAGCTGTGA
- a CDS encoding gamma carbonic anhydrase family protein — translation MLIEHNGQSPSVDPTAYVAPNATLCGDVRVGPHCQVLFGAVLTADGGPVVLEEHVVVMENAVLRGTPRDPVRVGRHVLVGPMAYLTGCSVADEVFLATGTRIFNGARIGSRAEVRISAVVHLRSVLPESTVVPIGWVAVGDPARLFAPSEHEQIWEIQRELDFPGYVFGLPRDASGENTMPEMTRRYGRALERHRTNRIL, via the coding sequence ATGTTGATCGAGCACAACGGCCAAAGTCCGTCCGTGGATCCGACCGCGTACGTCGCGCCGAACGCCACCTTGTGTGGTGATGTCCGGGTCGGACCGCATTGCCAGGTCCTGTTCGGTGCCGTGCTGACCGCCGACGGTGGCCCCGTCGTCCTGGAAGAACACGTGGTGGTGATGGAAAACGCGGTGCTCCGCGGCACTCCGCGTGATCCGGTGCGGGTCGGGCGGCATGTGTTGGTCGGGCCGATGGCCTACCTGACCGGATGCAGTGTGGCGGACGAGGTGTTTCTGGCCACCGGCACACGGATTTTCAACGGCGCGAGAATCGGCTCACGCGCGGAGGTGCGGATCAGCGCGGTGGTGCACCTGCGGAGTGTGCTGCCCGAGTCGACGGTCGTACCGATCGGCTGGGTCGCGGTGGGCGACCCCGCCCGGCTGTTCGCACCGTCCGAGCACGAACAGATCTGGGAAATCCAACGAGAACTGGATTTCCCCGGCTATGTTTTCGGACTACCGCGCGACGCCTCCGGCGAGAACACCATGCCCGAGATGACCCGCCGCTACGGTCGCGCACTCGAGCGTCACCGTACGAACAGAATTCTCTGA
- a CDS encoding alpha/beta fold hydrolase gives MVLDRVESAAGAQKLAMMAELARRRIAEQEPLILRRKDGTAFKESLAEALERAQSWCADEFAAALRLTAGQARCRVDRSLRPTHRCHDQTFGGVSAVSGWLCAFAGIAILIHMWTGIVPIAGAVLMASMVTPVYAQSPRHPCAAAVKRCDGTISVPLDWRRPGGERVTAAFAWVPRSDLSRPATGTIMANGGGPTRALGDVPSFQRTLGPLLVHQNLLIVELRGFGAANTLRCPGLDLDKPATIRACASRLGARTRYFSSDQVAGDMDAIRAALGVPKVSFYGNSYGTVHAQAYATRFPTRVAAIYLDSVLSAFPNGYFDWGEARSTMRTTLSDLDAICDRSPACRALPGRSRDRWVALIHRLRSHPDKDARTIDLSYLASWVGEPGYSRDLDAAVVGYLRGDPAALHRIVREDRAWRAGRPDEGTDPEGAALLSYTCADAQYPFDHTADIPTRHRQLDAYLASQPYWPYTNAEMLRGGGDYPTWCAEWPTPRPSPPVPPRAAYPDVPVLVVNGQLDTTTTPSSARKVADRFPNSRYVEVPFGNHASGFGESGPYSTCVRELMRAFLAQPSAALPGKPCSAENYRAHGHFPRTLAAVRPATGAARTDAQLLAAVFATADDVLGRRNPTNLDSLAGIHHEPGLRGGAVAYDDEHATIRLDQARFVADLPVTGTVRYDTAGRAIAVLATVGPKPHRVRLQWLAFRAENSTQVTGSIDGHPVTAAIPLN, from the coding sequence GTGGTGCTTGATCGGGTGGAGTCGGCTGCTGGTGCGCAGAAGCTGGCGATGATGGCGGAGTTGGCGCGGCGCCGCATCGCCGAGCAGGAGCCGTTGATCCTGCGCCGCAAGGATGGCACGGCGTTCAAGGAGAGCCTGGCGGAGGCGCTGGAGCGGGCGCAGAGTTGGTGCGCTGATGAGTTCGCCGCCGCGTTGCGGCTTACCGCCGGTCAGGCGCGGTGCCGGGTGGATCGGTCGTTACGCCCGACCCACCGATGTCACGACCAGACCTTTGGCGGGGTGTCAGCGGTCTCCGGCTGGTTGTGTGCCTTTGCCGGCATCGCGATCCTCATCCATATGTGGACGGGAATCGTACCTATCGCTGGTGCTGTCCTGATGGCCTCGATGGTGACGCCGGTGTACGCGCAATCGCCACGACATCCGTGTGCGGCCGCGGTGAAGCGGTGCGACGGCACGATCAGCGTGCCGTTGGACTGGCGGCGGCCGGGCGGTGAGCGGGTGACCGCCGCGTTCGCGTGGGTGCCGCGGTCGGACCTGTCCCGGCCGGCGACCGGAACGATCATGGCCAACGGTGGCGGGCCGACCCGTGCACTTGGCGACGTGCCGTCATTCCAACGCACGCTTGGACCGCTGCTGGTTCACCAGAACCTGTTGATCGTGGAGTTGCGAGGTTTCGGCGCGGCGAACACCTTGCGCTGTCCCGGACTGGACCTCGACAAACCGGCTACCATCCGCGCCTGCGCCAGCCGGCTCGGCGCTCGTACGCGGTATTTCTCCAGCGACCAGGTCGCCGGGGACATGGACGCGATCCGCGCCGCGCTCGGCGTGCCGAAGGTGAGTTTCTACGGCAATTCCTACGGGACCGTGCATGCGCAGGCGTACGCCACCCGGTTCCCGACGCGCGTGGCAGCGATCTATCTGGACAGCGTGCTGTCGGCATTTCCCAATGGTTACTTCGATTGGGGCGAAGCACGTTCCACGATGCGCACCACGTTGTCAGACCTGGACGCGATCTGCGACCGGTCACCGGCCTGCCGCGCGCTGCCCGGGCGGTCGCGCGACCGGTGGGTGGCGCTGATCCACCGGCTGCGGTCGCATCCGGACAAGGACGCTCGCACCATCGACCTCAGCTATCTCGCCAGCTGGGTCGGCGAACCCGGCTACAGCCGAGACCTGGATGCCGCGGTCGTCGGATACCTGCGCGGCGACCCGGCCGCGCTGCACCGCATCGTGCGCGAGGATCGCGCCTGGCGCGCCGGACGGCCGGACGAAGGCACCGACCCGGAGGGTGCGGCACTGCTGTCGTACACGTGCGCCGACGCGCAATATCCTTTCGACCACACTGCCGACATCCCCACCCGGCACCGGCAACTGGATGCCTATTTGGCCAGCCAACCGTACTGGCCGTACACCAACGCGGAGATGCTCCGCGGCGGTGGCGACTACCCGACCTGGTGCGCGGAGTGGCCGACGCCGCGACCGAGTCCACCGGTCCCGCCACGGGCCGCGTATCCGGACGTCCCGGTCCTGGTCGTCAACGGACAACTGGACACCACGACCACCCCGTCCAGCGCGCGCAAGGTCGCTGACCGGTTTCCGAACAGCCGTTACGTCGAAGTGCCGTTTGGCAACCACGCCAGCGGATTCGGCGAGTCGGGGCCATACAGCACCTGCGTACGCGAACTGATGCGTGCCTTCCTCGCGCAGCCAAGCGCCGCTTTGCCGGGTAAACCCTGCAGCGCGGAGAACTACCGCGCTCACGGACATTTCCCGCGTACGCTCGCGGCCGTCCGGCCAGCGACCGGCGCCGCGCGTACGGACGCACAGTTGCTGGCCGCGGTCTTCGCCACCGCCGACGACGTACTGGGTCGCCGCAACCCGACCAACCTCGACAGCCTTGCCGGCATTCACCACGAGCCCGGGTTGCGCGGCGGCGCGGTCGCCTACGACGACGAGCACGCCACCATACGGCTGGACCAGGCCCGGTTCGTCGCCGATCTGCCTGTCACCGGCACGGTTCGGTACGACACCGCTGGCAGAGCGATCGCCGTGCTCGCCACCGTTGGGCCGAAACCGCACCGCGTACGGTTGCAATGGCTGGCATTCCGCGCCGAAAACAGCACCCAGGTGACCGGCTCCATCGACGGCCACCCCGTCACCGCCGCGATCCCACTCAACTGA
- a CDS encoding PLP-dependent aminotransferase family protein: MRRNWSTLHELLLPMAAGQPGGPPDQPRYQRPGRALEDQLRGMVRAGRLHPGARLPSTRDLAGQLGLARGTVSTAYAQLIAEGFLDARRGAGTFVAAVTPDAKDARHAPEAGLPRRFDLTPGLPSLAEFPRTAWTRAARAALSTLADDQLGYPPPAGLLSVRAELAAYLGRVRAVSATTDQVVVTHGTIDSLATLASELRGDGHRRIAVEDPANPHVLRTLTLHGLTPVPVPVDRHGIQVDQLPDCRLALVTAAHQYPLGVALSPARRRSIIDWARRRDGLVIEDDYDSEYRYDRPALTPLQALAPDRVVYLGTSSKTLAPAIRLGWLVAPGPLADAIAERKRLTDRGASALLQATFGELLRTGGYDRHLRRTRPIYRRRRDAFLAAVAKELPGWKPAGIAAGMHVVLNLPQKLDDTTIAEQLAAQGIHLDPLSHHVQKLPRPPGLVCGYAGLTEDRLRAAVADIARCVRNQAPLH; encoded by the coding sequence ATGCGAAGAAATTGGTCCACTCTGCACGAGCTGCTGCTGCCGATGGCCGCCGGCCAGCCTGGCGGCCCACCAGACCAGCCTCGCTACCAGCGGCCGGGCCGAGCGCTGGAAGACCAGCTGCGCGGCATGGTCCGCGCCGGTCGGCTCCACCCCGGAGCGCGGCTGCCGTCCACCCGTGACCTCGCCGGGCAGCTCGGCCTCGCACGCGGCACCGTCAGCACCGCGTACGCGCAACTGATCGCCGAAGGTTTCCTGGACGCGCGACGGGGCGCCGGCACCTTCGTCGCGGCTGTGACCCCGGACGCCAAAGACGCTCGGCACGCGCCGGAAGCCGGCCTGCCGCGCCGCTTCGACCTCACCCCGGGCCTGCCCTCGCTCGCCGAATTTCCGCGTACGGCCTGGACAAGAGCGGCGCGCGCGGCGCTGAGCACGCTGGCCGACGACCAGCTCGGCTATCCGCCGCCGGCCGGGCTGCTGTCGGTCCGTGCCGAGCTCGCCGCGTATCTCGGCCGCGTACGGGCCGTCTCGGCGACCACCGACCAGGTGGTCGTCACACACGGCACGATCGACTCGCTGGCCACGCTCGCGTCCGAGCTTCGCGGCGACGGCCACCGGCGGATCGCGGTCGAGGATCCAGCCAACCCACACGTGCTGCGTACGCTCACGCTGCACGGCCTCACACCGGTGCCGGTGCCGGTCGACCGGCACGGCATCCAGGTCGACCAGCTGCCCGACTGCCGCCTCGCCCTGGTCACGGCCGCTCACCAGTATCCGCTCGGAGTCGCGCTGAGCCCCGCGCGCCGCCGCTCGATCATCGACTGGGCCCGGCGGCGCGACGGGCTGGTCATCGAAGACGACTACGACTCCGAATACCGCTATGACCGGCCCGCGCTCACACCACTGCAGGCGCTCGCGCCGGACCGGGTCGTCTACCTCGGCACGAGCAGCAAGACGCTGGCACCGGCGATCCGCCTCGGCTGGCTGGTCGCTCCAGGACCGCTGGCCGACGCGATCGCGGAACGGAAACGGCTCACCGACCGCGGCGCCAGCGCGCTGTTGCAGGCGACCTTCGGCGAGCTGCTACGGACCGGCGGCTATGACCGCCACCTGCGCCGTACGCGTCCGATCTACCGTCGCCGGCGCGACGCGTTTCTCGCCGCCGTCGCCAAGGAACTCCCCGGGTGGAAACCGGCCGGCATCGCGGCGGGAATGCATGTTGTCCTTAACCTGCCTCAAAAACTCGACGACACAACCATCGCCGAACAACTGGCGGCCCAAGGCATCCACCTCGACCCGCTTTCCCACCACGTCCAGAAACTTCCCCGACCACCCGGACTTGTCTGTGGCTACGCCGGCCTCACCGAAGACCGGCTGCGGGCCGCCGTCGCGGACATCGCTCGGTGCGTACGAAACCAAGCGCCGCTTCACTGA
- a CDS encoding FAD-dependent monooxygenase — translation MSGVRVLVAGASIAGPALAHWLCRRGARVTVVERALGLRGGGQAVDARGVAREVIGRMGLEARVRAARTLTAGAYTVDVDGAVVETFRAEDDGGDGYIAEIEILRGDLSRVLYEDTRDGVEYVFGDRIAELTQDGEGVDVLFAGAGGAGGGGWRRFDLVVGADGLHSALRAMVFGPHERFVRHLGLVLAFYSVPNEFGLGRWLLDYRDAASGRSAGLRPVPDPSRAMAMLSFPAADFQVDYRDVAAQKRLLRERMEGMGWLTPRILGHADDTPDFYLDQVAQVVMPHWSNGRVGLIGDAAYSSSPMSGGGTGLALVGAYLLASELAAADWDPHTGFTAYQHRMLPYVQANQKIGRLHANSLNGTQHHTEPEWDLDLIQRAINGVDLPDYKELPDTRPTTVQPVMS, via the coding sequence ATGAGTGGTGTGAGGGTGTTGGTGGCTGGTGCGAGTATCGCGGGGCCGGCGTTGGCGCATTGGTTGTGTCGGCGTGGTGCGCGGGTGACGGTGGTGGAGCGGGCGTTGGGGTTGCGTGGGGGTGGTCAGGCGGTGGATGCGCGTGGGGTGGCGCGGGAGGTGATTGGTCGGATGGGGTTGGAGGCGCGGGTGCGGGCGGCGCGGACGTTGACGGCTGGTGCGTACACGGTGGATGTGGATGGGGCGGTGGTGGAGACGTTTCGTGCGGAGGATGATGGTGGGGATGGGTATATCGCGGAGATTGAGATTCTGCGGGGTGATCTGTCCCGGGTGTTGTATGAGGACACGCGGGATGGGGTGGAGTATGTGTTTGGGGATCGGATCGCTGAGCTGACTCAGGACGGCGAGGGTGTTGATGTGCTGTTCGCCGGTGCCGGTGGTGCTGGTGGTGGTGGTTGGCGGCGGTTTGATTTGGTGGTGGGCGCGGATGGGTTGCATTCGGCGTTGCGGGCGATGGTGTTCGGGCCGCATGAGCGGTTTGTTCGTCATTTGGGGTTGGTGTTGGCCTTCTACAGTGTGCCGAACGAGTTTGGGTTGGGGCGGTGGTTGTTGGACTACCGGGACGCTGCCTCGGGGCGTTCGGCTGGTTTGCGGCCGGTCCCGGATCCGAGCCGGGCGATGGCGATGTTGTCTTTCCCGGCGGCTGATTTCCAGGTCGACTATCGGGACGTCGCGGCGCAGAAGCGGTTGCTGCGGGAGCGGATGGAGGGGATGGGATGGTTGACTCCGCGCATCCTGGGCCACGCCGATGACACGCCGGACTTCTACCTGGACCAGGTCGCCCAGGTGGTGATGCCGCACTGGTCCAACGGGCGGGTCGGGCTGATCGGCGATGCCGCCTACAGTTCCTCACCGATGTCCGGCGGCGGCACCGGCCTGGCCCTGGTCGGCGCCTACCTGCTGGCCAGCGAACTGGCCGCCGCCGACTGGGACCCACACACCGGATTCACCGCCTACCAACACCGGATGCTCCCGTACGTGCAAGCCAACCAGAAAATCGGCCGCCTCCACGCAAACAGCCTCAACGGCACCCAACACCACACCGAACCCGAATGGGACCTCGACCTGATCCAACGCGCCATCAACGGCGTCGACCTGCCCGACTACAAGGAACTGCCGGACACCAGGCCCACGACCGTACAGCCGGTCATGTCATAG
- a CDS encoding S1 family peptidase, with product MKSRTLWRAASAMVAAGLVLAGAAPAQAIINGHPASENYPFVVSIQREYKGDPNTQWCGGTLVSDNWVITAAHCVTKPGVNGAPYTSLPPSTFHVRIGSNDRTTGGTVANVAQIEVRWDWVNKADRNDGKDIALLRLEHVVPNQRAAMVAKMPPPGTMTRQIGWGYTTIDQNSPTQLPVGLNELDSPVVDPATPECVSDPTAGDAYGIRPGDFCVENPDKVSGSCGGDSGSPVLWKIDGRWQLAGVVSRGPGDICGQTPDIDTSVVASRGWIIDTIYPNH from the coding sequence GTGAAATCTCGTACGCTGTGGCGCGCGGCTTCCGCGATGGTGGCGGCTGGCCTCGTGCTCGCCGGCGCCGCGCCGGCGCAGGCGATCATCAACGGTCATCCGGCATCTGAGAACTATCCATTCGTCGTGTCCATCCAGCGCGAATACAAAGGTGATCCGAACACGCAATGGTGTGGTGGGACATTGGTGTCCGACAACTGGGTGATCACGGCCGCGCACTGTGTCACCAAACCCGGCGTGAACGGCGCGCCGTACACCAGCCTGCCGCCGTCGACGTTCCACGTACGGATCGGGTCGAATGACCGTACGACCGGCGGCACGGTGGCGAACGTGGCGCAGATCGAGGTCCGGTGGGACTGGGTCAACAAGGCGGATCGTAACGACGGCAAGGACATCGCGCTGCTGCGTCTTGAGCACGTGGTGCCCAACCAGCGGGCCGCGATGGTGGCGAAGATGCCGCCGCCGGGCACCATGACGCGCCAGATTGGCTGGGGCTATACGACAATCGACCAGAACAGCCCGACGCAGCTGCCGGTCGGACTGAACGAGCTGGACTCGCCGGTCGTGGATCCGGCCACTCCTGAATGCGTCAGCGACCCGACCGCCGGTGACGCGTACGGCATCCGGCCGGGTGACTTCTGCGTTGAGAATCCTGACAAAGTGTCAGGTTCGTGCGGCGGCGACTCCGGTTCGCCAGTGCTGTGGAAGATCGACGGCCGGTGGCAACTGGCCGGTGTGGTGAGTCGAGGGCCAGGTGACATCTGCGGGCAGACTCCCGACATCGACACTTCTGTCGTAGCGTCGCGCGGCTGGATCATCGACACGATCTACCCGAACCACTGA